A region of Marasmius oreades isolate 03SP1 chromosome 9, whole genome shotgun sequence DNA encodes the following proteins:
- a CDS encoding uncharacterized protein (MEROPS:MER0000440), with the protein MASTTRYEPLDIDENVEHPSRRFSNTLLRNPRLQRYVLLALIFFVALSVFGIWRRPDVTGSGDTHGVADIGKIFWVNCEPLLQGVDCGFIVAPKDYSNHKIGTVSIYIARYKARRVPKKGAVFMNPGGPGHPGTPMALKKRLAMASIIGDDWDLVGFDPRGGGQTTPATRCFKSTEAFRRFFANTVVERGVTISSVSNLAAPTLRSLLVDQYNEFVRLKKEQGDICRMNMGDELRYMGSAMVARDIEFMSRVLEGNEAKINYWGESYGTVIGSNLINLFPERIGKVVIDGVVNPVVLSEEPTYKWPSDWLSDSEKTYELFLKDCSNAGPSRCPLAKFQGEPHQDIEARIEDFFDSIAQNPINISLGGRLGAGRGFLTSGTARALLLVALHSPNNWPHFSQTLASVMASNTTAQAALYDMAFPRLQEPPHPPFARDLERQAITCLDAPVSSFVSAGELADQTIKTLRETSKHFGASTGLSEPDGGCEFWPSNSEVERVEMRLDEANKKMKMEDGDRKILIISNTADPITPLSSGLLVNSLLADSSTLVIQDGPGHCSTSFLSRCMKDLQKAFWAGEVPTNGTVCRVDRKTFPD; encoded by the exons ATGGCCTCTACTACTCGATATGAGCCGCTGGACATTGACGAAAACGTGGAGCATCCCTCGAGACGGTTCTCAAATACCCTACTGCGAAATCCACGACTACAACGATACGTGCTACTCGCCTTGATCTTTTTCGTCGCACTTTCTGTGTTCGGGATATGGAGAAGACCTGACGTTACTGGAAGTGGTGATACTCATGGAGTAGCGGATATTGGGAAGATATTTTGGGTCAACTGTGAACCGTTGTTACAGGGTGTGGATTGTGGGTTTATCGT TGCACCAAAGGACTACTCGAATCACAAAATTGGAACAGTTTCCATATATATTGCTCGATACAAAGCTCGAAGGGTTCCAAAAAAGGGGGCAGTATTCATGAACCCCG GTGGGCCAGGTCATCCAGGAACTCCTATGGCGCTGAAGAAGCGTCTAGCGATGGCCAGTATAATTGGGGATGATTGGGACTTGGTTGGATTCGATCCTCGTGGGGGTGGGCAGACTAC ACCTGCTACGCGTTGTTTTAAGTCAACAGAAGCCTTCCGTCGATTTTTTGCCAACACTGTAGTTGAGCGTGGTGTCACTATATCCTCAGTCAGTAACTTGGCGGCTCCGACGTTGCGCAGTTTACTCGTGGACCAGTACAATGAATTTGTGAGATTGAAAAAGGAGCAAGGAGATATATGTAGGATGAATATGGGCGACGAGTTGAGATATATGGGATCTGCCATGGTCGCTAGGGACATCGAGTTTATGTCGCGGGTATTGGAGGGGAATGAGGCTAAAAT TAACTATTGGGGAGAATCATACGGCACTGTAATAGGATCAAACCTAATCAATCTCTTTCCAGAACGAATTGGGAAAGTCGTAATCGACGGTGTGGTTAACCCGGTCGTTCTTTCCG AGGAACCGACCTACAAATGGCCAAGTGATTGGCTCTCAGACAGCGAGAAGACCTACGAGTTATTTTTGAAGGATTGTTCAAAT GCTGGTCCTTCTCGATGTCCGCTCGCGAAGTTTCAAGGTGAACCACACCAAGATATTGAGGCTCGAATTGAAGATTTCTTCGATTCAATTGCTCAAAATCCTATCAATATATCATTGGGTGGTCGACTAGGAGCAGGAAGGGGGTTTTTGACTTCAGGCACAGCCCGTG CCCTCCTGCTTGTTGCTCTCCATTCGCCGAATAACTGGCCTCATTTCTCGCAAACGCTTGCGTCAGTGATGGCGAGCAATACTACCGCACAAGCTGCTCTTTATGATATGGCATTTCCTCGGCTTCAGGAACCGCCTCATCCACCCTTTGCAAGAGATTTAGAACGTCAAGCCATCACCTGCTTAGATGCTCCGGTTTCCTCCTTTGTATCGGCTGGGGAACTGGCGGATCAGACGATTAAAACACTGCGCGAGACGTCCAAACATTTTGGTGCAAGCACAGGCTTAAGTGAGCCTGATGGAGGATGCGAGTTTTGGCCTTCGAATTCGGAGGTCGAGAGGGTCGAGATGAGGTTAGATGAGGCAAataagaagatgaagatggaggacGGAGATAGAAAGATATTGATTATCAGCAATACTGCAGATCC GATAACGCCGTTGTCTAGCGGCCTTTTGGTCAACTCTTTATTGGCAGATTCCTCCACTCTTGTCATTCAAGATGGACCTGGA CATTGTTCAACGTCGTTCCTCTCTCGATGTATGAAGGACCTCCAGAAGGCTTTTTGGGCTGGAGAAGTACCAACGAATGGGACAGTCTGTAGGGTCGACAGGAAGACATTCCCAGATTAG